DNA from Scheffersomyces stipitis CBS 6054 chromosome 1, whole genome shotgun sequence:
TTTGTGTTCTACGACTTTGGCCCGCAATACAACTGTGCTGCCTGGAGGAGCCTGGTTCTTGAAATCAATAGATAACGATGCCGTTACTCCCTTCTTGGAAGGCAACAACGGAAATCCAGCCGAACATAGtccttcatcaagaatagTGGACACTACACCATTGTGGATCTGTCCGTCCTGACTGACCAACTTATCTCCTAGATGGTAGAAACTGGTGATTTCGCCTGCTTCCTCATTTAAGAACACAATCGGATCGATCTCGAACAAGTTGGGCCCAAAAAGGAGTCCTGTCCCTACGTAATTCTTGTGATGTTGATCGGGAAAAGCATGACTTGAATTATACTGGACGTTTTTCGGATCAGCAACCAAATTCTTGTAGTCTTCTGTCTGTTCTATTTGCTCTACTACTGCCTCATTAATATGTaaaatcttcttgtctctGAGATTACCTTTTCTCCAGCCGACAGGAAAAGCAGCAACACCAACTGCTAGTGCCAATAATGGAGTGCTGGTTCTTACAATTCGTTTGAACATTTTGTAGGATGTAAAATATATAAGAGTAAAGAAGCATTTACTGGGTTAAGGATTGATTTTTGTGAAAGTCATAGTGACCCTCGGAATATTGATAGTCACTTGACCAACCGGAATTAGCAATACCATGCAGGATCTATATCTTCAGGGTAGACCTAGATCTAATTGCAAGAGGTGTTACTTATGACGAGTCTGGGAGATAGGATTTTTAAATAGCTCCCAGAAAGCGACATATGTGTCATGTATGACTTACTTATTAACTTCTCTTTTTATTCTCGAGAAAGAACAGATTATCCAAGTAAAAAATCCAAGGAAAATCGCTATATAAAGGTCTGAATGTGTCCCAGATTTCCACCGATCAGATCAGATGTGATATA
Protein-coding regions in this window:
- a CDS encoding predicted protein translates to MFKRIVRTSTPLLALAVGVAAFPVGWRKGNLRDKKILHINEAVVEQIEQTEDYKNLVADPKNVQYNSSHAFPDQHHKNYVGTGLLFGPNLFEIDPIVFLNEEAGEITSFYHLGDKLVSQDGQIHNGVVSTILDEGLCSAGFPLLPSKKGVTASLSIDFKNQAPPGSTVVLRAKVVEHKRRKVVIEGSLETLPFKKGEKPLKIAESRCVLVEPKWFKYFSWFQII